A region from the Euryarchaeota archaeon genome encodes:
- the truA gene encoding tRNA pseudouridine(38-40) synthase TruA produces MEASVGECVRYAAKLAYQGSAFHGSQRQPHARTVEGDLLESLGAVGAIDSAEAAHFAFAGRTDRGVSALGNVAAFDTGFRRDELLSAINANMRDAWVWAIAERPSAFNPRHAKARTYKYILDERALSPARSERSKAAAETLSTAFNDALQVFVGEHDFTSFARIEPGVNPVRRIDSINAVPRSGFVEATFVGESFLWHQVRRIVEAARRVAAGDIPLKTVELALSREREADLGISPPDGLILMDVAYDFSFTTDERAARGAREEIQRRLAAATLSGRVFEEIGAF; encoded by the coding sequence GTGGAGGCGTCGGTTGGGGAGTGCGTGCGCTACGCGGCAAAACTCGCCTACCAGGGGAGTGCTTTCCACGGCAGCCAGCGCCAGCCGCACGCTAGGACCGTTGAAGGGGACCTCTTGGAGTCGCTTGGCGCCGTCGGTGCCATCGATTCGGCCGAGGCCGCCCACTTCGCTTTTGCGGGCAGGACCGACCGCGGTGTCTCGGCGCTTGGGAACGTCGCGGCGTTCGATACTGGCTTTCGCCGCGATGAACTCCTGTCGGCGATCAACGCGAACATGCGGGACGCGTGGGTGTGGGCGATCGCGGAAAGGCCGTCGGCGTTCAATCCTCGGCACGCGAAGGCGCGTACCTATAAGTACATACTTGACGAGCGGGCCCTGTCCCCGGCCCGCAGCGAAAGGTCGAAGGCCGCCGCGGAAACGTTATCGACCGCTTTCAACGACGCGCTCCAGGTTTTCGTCGGCGAGCACGATTTCACCAGTTTCGCCCGGATCGAGCCGGGTGTCAACCCGGTGCGAAGGATCGATTCCATAAACGCGGTACCACGCTCCGGATTCGTCGAGGCGACCTTCGTCGGCGAGAGTTTCCTTTGGCACCAGGTGCGTCGCATCGTCGAGGCGGCGCGACGCGTGGCAGCCGGCGACATTCCTCTGAAGACGGTCGAACTCGCCCTCTCTCGCGAACGCGAAGCGGATCTCGGCATTTCTCCCCCGGATGGGCTGATCCTCATGGACGTCGCATACGACTTCTCATTCACGACGGATGAGCGCGCCGCCCGCGGAGCCCGCGAGGAGATCCAACGACGGCTCGCCGCCGCGACGCTTTCCGGACGCGTATTCGAGGAGATCGGCGCGTTCTAG
- a CDS encoding formate--phosphoribosylaminoimidazolecarboxamide ligase — protein sequence MDISSILSRYDKNRLTVATVCSHSSLQIFNGARKEGFRTLGLCVGKPPRYYDAFPLGRPDEFLSVASLKDIEAYQKDLVKRNAILVPHGSLVEYMGTDVFERVPVPTFGNRKVLQWESDRERSRKWLESAGLRMPEVIADPKDINKPVIVKYDGAKGGRGFFIARNHEEFKQRIDLTKRFTIQEFVLGTRYYISYFYSPLRTDGYRLSKGSLEMLSMDRRDESIIDEAHRLGSIYELEKMGITPTFVVTGNVPMVMRESLLPQVFEMGANAVERSIELFGGMVGPFCLETVVTDKLEFKVFEISARIVAGTNIYISGSPYSDLVEPDLSTGKRIAQELKRAVKMDALDKVVS from the coding sequence ATGGATATCTCCTCGATCCTGTCGCGTTACGACAAGAACAGACTGACGGTCGCCACCGTCTGCTCGCACTCGTCGCTCCAAATCTTCAACGGGGCCCGCAAGGAGGGCTTTCGCACGTTGGGCCTCTGTGTCGGAAAGCCTCCACGATACTACGACGCGTTCCCCTTAGGGAGACCCGACGAGTTTCTGTCGGTTGCGAGCCTCAAGGACATCGAGGCGTACCAGAAGGACCTCGTGAAGAGGAACGCGATCCTCGTCCCGCACGGGAGCCTCGTCGAGTACATGGGGACCGACGTCTTCGAGCGCGTCCCGGTCCCGACGTTCGGCAACCGCAAGGTGCTCCAATGGGAAAGCGACCGCGAGCGGTCGCGTAAATGGCTCGAATCGGCGGGGCTTCGCATGCCGGAGGTCATCGCCGATCCGAAAGACATCAACAAGCCGGTCATCGTGAAATACGACGGGGCGAAAGGCGGCCGCGGCTTCTTCATCGCCAGAAACCACGAGGAGTTCAAGCAAAGGATCGATCTCACGAAACGGTTCACGATCCAGGAGTTCGTCCTCGGGACGCGCTATTATATCTCCTACTTCTATTCGCCGCTACGCACCGATGGCTACCGCCTCTCAAAGGGATCATTGGAGATGCTTTCGATGGACCGGCGCGACGAATCCATCATCGACGAGGCGCACAGGCTCGGCTCCATCTACGAATTGGAGAAGATGGGCATCACGCCGACCTTCGTCGTCACGGGAAACGTGCCGATGGTGATGCGCGAGTCGCTCCTGCCGCAGGTCTTCGAGATGGGCGCGAACGCCGTCGAGCGCTCGATAGAGCTCTTCGGCGGCATGGTGGGACCGTTCTGCCTTGAAACCGTCGTCACGGACAAATTGGAGTTCAAGGTGTTCGAGATATCCGCCCGCATCGTCGCCGGCACGAACATCTACATCTCCGGTAGCCCCTACAGCGACCTCGTGGAGCCGGATCTTTCGACAGGCAAGCGTATCGCCCAAGAGCTGAAACGCGCGGTCAAGATGGATGCGTTGGACAAAGTAGTGAGTTAG
- a CDS encoding thrombospondin type 3 repeat-containing protein has translation MGRTILVAVFLMCGTMTFSPGVLADHCREGWTHTDAGACDPPTCPAGDVFTVYPEDRCVDGHEFCGQFGQVPVYNQDTGRTTCANDADDDGVGDPVDNCPDEANPGQEDGNNDGIGTACDPCETPSVLTPREYVDCVVMNWQNY, from the coding sequence ATGGGGCGAACAATTCTGGTAGCGGTTTTTCTCATGTGCGGAACGATGACTTTTTCGCCCGGTGTCCTTGCCGACCATTGCCGCGAAGGTTGGACGCATACGGACGCGGGTGCATGTGATCCTCCGACCTGCCCGGCCGGGGACGTATTCACGGTTTACCCCGAGGATCGTTGCGTGGATGGGCACGAATTCTGTGGCCAATTTGGCCAAGTACCGGTGTACAACCAAGATACCGGGCGCACCACATGTGCCAACGACGCTGACGACGACGGTGTGGGCGATCCCGTGGACAATTGCCCGGACGAGGCCAACCCGGGTCAGGAGGACGGTAACAATGATGGAATCGGTACGGCGTGTGACCCGTGCGAAACGCCGAGTGTGCTCACTCCAAGGGAATACGTGGATTGCGTCGTGATGAACTGGCAGAACTACTAG
- a CDS encoding 16S rRNA methyltransferase → MLTLILADAELERVPPQIAGHPSVRVHSKKAQKKGEWLMLDSSLHHKALESVPDGDRRGRPDIVHLFLLTALDSILNIEGGLRVYVHTRDDMLITVDPKTRIMRNYNRFVGLVEQLFHVGRVPREGEPLMTLERDVTLVDAVERAKADRVIVLSEAGKRVAVHEFLEEVGSASENVCIVIGGFPKGEFRSDVSKIAGETFSFHTSALSAWVVAAEVIVNWERIALDRSKGPAEGTAAKASGTLKGSGLNRERFR, encoded by the coding sequence GTGCTCACACTCATCCTCGCGGATGCTGAACTCGAACGCGTCCCGCCGCAGATAGCAGGGCATCCATCGGTGCGCGTCCACTCCAAGAAGGCGCAGAAGAAGGGCGAGTGGCTGATGCTCGATTCGTCGCTTCACCACAAGGCCCTCGAATCCGTCCCGGACGGGGATCGTCGTGGGCGCCCCGACATCGTGCACCTGTTCCTCCTCACGGCCCTCGACTCGATCCTCAACATCGAAGGGGGCCTACGCGTCTACGTCCACACGCGCGACGACATGCTCATCACGGTCGACCCGAAGACGCGCATTATGCGCAACTACAACCGCTTCGTGGGGCTCGTCGAGCAGTTGTTCCACGTGGGGCGCGTGCCCCGCGAAGGCGAACCGTTGATGACGTTGGAGAGGGACGTGACGCTCGTGGATGCGGTGGAGCGCGCGAAGGCGGACCGCGTCATAGTCCTGTCAGAAGCGGGAAAACGCGTCGCGGTCCACGAATTCCTGGAGGAAGTCGGGTCGGCGAGCGAAAACGTCTGCATCGTCATCGGAGGCTTTCCAAAGGGAGAGTTCAGAAGCGACGTGTCAAAGATCGCGGGGGAGACTTTCTCCTTCCACACCTCCGCCTTGTCCGCGTGGGTCGTGGCCGCCGAGGTCATAGTCAATTGGGAACGGATCGCACTGGACCGATCGAAGGGCCCGGCGGAGGGGACCGCGGCGAAGGCGAGCGGGACCTTGAAAGGCTCAGGATTGAATCGGGAGCGGTTCCGCTAG
- a CDS encoding exo-alpha-sialidase: protein MKRQGKGGISIGIVFIFIATAFAGCVSNAPTPDLVSDQLSGVPSTAPTGTTVHKATGALDTSATVTTGPSTDVLTELILAKGIARIVPAPVAEPTIGVTKSGAVFMSAQGGGPRIMRTIDTGLTWKDVSPKLPTGHTEPPVTNDPYVYVDPATDRVYSIDLLGTVCDYLRWSDDEGKTWERNPAGCGLPPGVHDHQTIVAAKPRTVTTSGYASVLYYCINQVYRSSCATSLDGGVTWGPLVTVWLGYQAEDAEIDASDPPNGALNGALNGLCGGLHGHLKAAPDGTVYLPKGQCGVPQVAVTKDDGKTWTIHTVSEKVPIAGHELNLAVDEAGNLYALWEGNDDALAYFAHSSDQGATWSDPIIVGAPQVKGLSYATIAAGSAGRIAFAYIGSEQDDPYNLTGERTQDEMQKVAWYAYMGLSTNALDSQPTIVTVTLHEPGDPVARGGANCGRGVRCGGNTDFIDIVIDTGGRPWSSISDNCYENCTAPDATQNSQGSRGFAGTLLTGPKLRGEMGVLVELVADLPKQQEQ from the coding sequence ATGAAACGTCAGGGTAAGGGGGGCATCAGTATTGGCATAGTCTTCATATTCATCGCGACGGCGTTCGCCGGCTGCGTCTCGAACGCGCCGACCCCGGACCTCGTCTCCGACCAGCTGTCCGGCGTGCCATCAACCGCTCCCACGGGGACCACCGTCCACAAGGCGACGGGGGCTCTCGACACGTCGGCGACAGTCACGACGGGCCCCTCGACCGATGTCCTGACCGAACTCATCCTTGCCAAGGGAATAGCACGTATCGTTCCCGCGCCCGTCGCCGAGCCCACTATCGGCGTCACGAAAAGCGGCGCCGTATTCATGTCCGCGCAAGGGGGCGGCCCGAGAATAATGCGCACCATCGACACGGGGCTCACGTGGAAGGACGTGTCGCCAAAGCTTCCCACCGGGCACACGGAACCCCCGGTCACCAACGATCCTTACGTTTATGTCGACCCGGCCACGGACCGCGTCTATAGCATCGACCTGCTCGGGACCGTCTGCGATTATCTGCGCTGGAGCGACGACGAGGGGAAGACTTGGGAGCGAAACCCCGCTGGCTGCGGCCTGCCCCCGGGTGTCCACGATCACCAGACGATAGTCGCCGCCAAACCCCGCACCGTCACGACGTCCGGATACGCGAGCGTCCTTTATTACTGCATCAACCAGGTGTATAGGAGTTCCTGCGCCACGAGCCTCGATGGCGGCGTCACGTGGGGTCCTCTCGTCACCGTGTGGCTCGGCTATCAGGCGGAGGACGCCGAGATCGATGCAAGCGACCCGCCGAACGGTGCCCTCAACGGAGCGTTGAACGGGCTCTGCGGCGGTCTCCATGGCCACCTCAAGGCGGCGCCCGATGGGACGGTCTACCTGCCGAAAGGCCAATGCGGCGTCCCGCAAGTCGCGGTCACCAAGGACGATGGGAAGACATGGACGATCCACACCGTGAGCGAAAAGGTGCCGATCGCCGGCCACGAGCTGAATCTCGCAGTCGACGAGGCCGGCAACCTTTACGCCCTCTGGGAGGGAAACGACGATGCCCTCGCTTACTTCGCCCACTCGTCCGACCAGGGGGCGACATGGAGCGACCCGATAATCGTGGGGGCCCCGCAGGTCAAGGGCCTTTCATACGCCACGATAGCCGCGGGCTCCGCCGGCCGCATCGCGTTCGCATACATCGGATCGGAACAGGATGACCCGTACAACCTCACGGGCGAGCGCACGCAAGACGAGATGCAAAAGGTTGCCTGGTACGCGTACATGGGCCTTTCGACGAACGCGCTCGATTCACAACCGACTATCGTCACCGTCACGCTCCATGAACCGGGCGACCCGGTGGCACGCGGCGGCGCGAACTGTGGCCGCGGTGTGCGCTGCGGCGGGAACACGGACTTCATCGACATCGTCATCGACACGGGAGGCCGGCCTTGGTCCTCGATCTCCGACAACTGCTACGAGAACTGCACGGCTCCAGACGCGACGCAAAACAGCCAAGGCAGCCGCGGGTTCGCAGGCACCCTTCTTACCGGGCCGAAGCTAAGAGGCGAGATGGGCGTGCTCGTGGAACTCGTCGCGGACCTTCCGAAGCAGCAGGAGCAGTAG